The Paraburkholderia sp. ZP32-5 genome includes a window with the following:
- the murG gene encoding undecaprenyldiphospho-muramoylpentapeptide beta-N-acetylglucosaminyltransferase, producing MTLTQQRTLMVMAGGTGGHVFPGLAVAHLMQAWGWKVVWLGNPAGMEATLVPKHGIPMEYVRFGGVRGKGLKTKLMLPVNLLRACTQSLSVLRRVKPDVVLGMGGYITFPAGVMTALSGRPLVLHEQNSIAGLANKVLAKLAKRVLVAFPNALPHGEWTGNPIREELARANAPKARYAQRSGPLNVLVVGGSLGAAALNEVVPRAIALLAPGERPRIVHQAGAKHIDALRENYAAAGLQADNGEHPEVSLVPFIDDMTSAYEAADLVICRSGAMTVSEISAVGVAALFVPFPYAVDDHQTTNAAFLAGNGAALVVQQRDLSAEKLADWLRSQTRESLAEMAERSRSLAKPDATEQVARICATVAGEGSMTAGASPEGKQ from the coding sequence ATGACCCTCACGCAGCAACGCACGCTGATGGTGATGGCCGGCGGCACCGGGGGACACGTGTTCCCGGGGCTCGCGGTCGCGCACCTGATGCAGGCGTGGGGATGGAAAGTCGTGTGGCTCGGCAATCCCGCGGGAATGGAAGCGACGCTGGTGCCGAAGCATGGCATTCCGATGGAATACGTGCGCTTTGGCGGTGTTCGCGGCAAGGGCCTGAAAACCAAGCTGATGCTGCCGGTGAATCTGCTGCGCGCGTGTACGCAAAGCTTGAGCGTGCTGCGTCGCGTGAAGCCTGATGTCGTACTCGGCATGGGCGGCTACATCACATTCCCGGCTGGCGTGATGACCGCGCTGAGCGGCCGCCCGCTGGTGCTGCATGAACAGAATTCGATTGCGGGACTCGCGAACAAGGTGCTCGCGAAACTCGCGAAGCGCGTGCTCGTCGCGTTCCCGAATGCGCTGCCGCACGGCGAGTGGACCGGCAATCCGATTCGTGAGGAACTTGCGCGCGCGAACGCACCCAAAGCACGCTACGCGCAACGCAGCGGTCCGCTGAACGTACTGGTAGTAGGTGGCAGTCTCGGCGCCGCGGCGTTGAACGAAGTGGTGCCGCGCGCGATTGCGCTGCTCGCACCAGGCGAGCGTCCGCGCATCGTGCATCAGGCGGGCGCGAAGCATATCGACGCGCTGCGCGAGAACTACGCGGCCGCGGGCCTGCAAGCCGATAACGGCGAGCATCCCGAGGTCTCGCTGGTGCCGTTCATCGACGATATGACGAGCGCGTACGAAGCCGCCGATCTGGTGATCTGCCGCTCGGGCGCGATGACGGTGTCGGAGATTTCGGCGGTCGGCGTCGCCGCGCTGTTCGTGCCGTTCCCGTACGCGGTCGACGATCACCAGACCACCAATGCAGCGTTTCTCGCCGGCAACGGCGCGGCGCTGGTCGTGCAACAACGCGATCTGTCGGCGGAAAAACTCGCCGACTGGTTGCGCAGCCAGACGCGCGAAAGTCTCGCGGAAATGGCGGAGCGTTCGCGCTCGCTCGCGAAACCGGATGCCACGGAACAGGTCGCGCGCATTTGCGCGACCGTGGCAGGTGAAGGTTCGATGACGGCGGGTGCGAGCCCAGAAGGAAAGCAATGA
- a CDS encoding cell division protein FtsQ/DivIB, which translates to MWNNVRQLNLATNALHALLVLVLLAAGGYWLIQRPNFALREIQIDGDTEHINSPTVRAGVVGKLKGNFFTVDLDVARQAFEQMPWVRHASVRRVWPNALAVTLEEYKPLGTWGSDQLVSVDGDLFTANQGELDEDLPAFDGPDGTAKEVVARYHDFQKWFAPLGATPEEVTLSPRYAWTVKLSNGTQVELGRERNQDTLGDRSRRLAAAWGAVTQRWGKDIEYADLRYPNGFAIRAAGMRFISEPDKGKK; encoded by the coding sequence ATGTGGAACAACGTTCGCCAGCTCAACCTCGCCACCAACGCGCTGCACGCGTTGCTGGTGCTCGTGCTGCTGGCGGCGGGCGGTTACTGGCTGATCCAGCGCCCGAATTTCGCGCTGCGCGAAATCCAGATCGACGGCGATACCGAGCACATCAATTCGCCGACGGTGCGCGCGGGCGTCGTCGGCAAGTTGAAGGGCAACTTCTTCACGGTCGATCTCGACGTCGCGCGGCAGGCGTTCGAGCAGATGCCGTGGGTGCGTCACGCGAGCGTGCGGCGGGTCTGGCCGAACGCGCTGGCTGTCACGCTGGAGGAGTACAAACCGCTGGGAACGTGGGGCAGCGATCAGCTGGTGAGCGTCGACGGTGATCTGTTCACCGCGAACCAGGGCGAGCTCGACGAAGACCTGCCCGCGTTCGACGGCCCGGACGGCACCGCGAAGGAAGTGGTCGCGCGTTATCACGATTTCCAGAAGTGGTTCGCGCCGCTGGGCGCGACACCCGAGGAAGTGACGCTGTCGCCGCGTTATGCATGGACGGTCAAGCTGTCGAACGGCACGCAGGTGGAGCTGGGACGTGAGCGCAATCAGGACACGTTGGGCGATCGCAGCAGGCGCCTCGCCGCGGCATGGGGCGCGGTGACGCAACGTTGGGGGAAGGATATCGAGTATGCGGACTTGCGCTATCCGAACGGTTTCGCGATTCGTGCCGCTGGCATGCGCTTCATCAGCGAACCCGACAAGGGCAAGAAGTAA
- a CDS encoding D-alanine--D-alanine ligase, translating into MSSIDPKQFGKVAVLLGGNSAEREVSLNSGRLVLQGLRDAGVDAHPFDPAERPLSALKDEGFVRAFNALHGGYGENGQIQGALDFYGIKYTGSGVLGSALGLDKFRTKLVWQQLGIPTPAFEAVLRGDDYEARAKEIVAKLGLPLFVKPASEGSSVAVIKVKSADALPAALIEAVKHDRIVVVEKSIEGGGEYTACIAGNLDLPVIRIVPAGEFYDYHAKYIANDTQYLIPCGLGEAEETRLKQLARRAFDVLGCTDWGRADFMLDAAGNPYFLEVNTAPGMTDHSLPPKAARAVGISYQELVVGVLALTLQD; encoded by the coding sequence ATGAGCAGTATCGATCCGAAACAATTCGGCAAGGTAGCGGTGCTGCTCGGCGGAAACTCCGCCGAGCGTGAGGTATCGCTCAATTCCGGGCGGCTGGTGCTGCAAGGTCTGCGCGACGCCGGTGTCGACGCGCATCCGTTCGATCCGGCCGAGCGTCCGCTGTCGGCGCTGAAGGACGAAGGTTTCGTGCGCGCGTTCAATGCGCTGCACGGTGGCTATGGCGAAAACGGCCAGATTCAGGGCGCGCTCGATTTCTACGGCATCAAGTACACCGGCAGCGGCGTGCTCGGCTCGGCGCTCGGCCTCGACAAGTTCCGCACCAAGCTGGTGTGGCAGCAGCTCGGCATTCCGACGCCGGCATTCGAAGCGGTGCTGCGCGGCGACGACTACGAAGCGCGCGCGAAAGAGATCGTCGCGAAGCTCGGCTTGCCGCTGTTCGTGAAGCCGGCGAGCGAAGGTTCGAGCGTCGCCGTGATCAAGGTGAAGAGCGCGGATGCGCTGCCGGCCGCGCTGATCGAAGCCGTGAAACACGACCGCATCGTCGTGGTCGAAAAGAGCATCGAGGGCGGCGGCGAGTACACCGCGTGCATCGCCGGCAATCTGGATCTGCCGGTGATCCGCATCGTGCCGGCCGGCGAGTTCTACGACTATCACGCGAAGTACATCGCGAACGACACGCAGTATCTGATTCCGTGCGGTCTCGGCGAAGCGGAAGAAACGCGCCTGAAGCAGCTCGCGCGCCGCGCGTTCGACGTGCTCGGCTGCACCGACTGGGGCCGCGCGGACTTCATGCTCGACGCCGCCGGCAATCCGTATTTTCTGGAAGTGAACACCGCGCCTGGTATGACCGATCACTCGCTGCCGCCGAAAGCGGCGCGCGCGGTCGGCATCAGCTATCAGGAACTCGTGGTCGGCGTGTTGGCGCTGACGCTGCAGGACTAA
- the ftsW gene encoding putative lipid II flippase FtsW, giving the protein MSWSERFGVREAAGSGGAAGTSSRASTRTGGSGLASAVNGVRPLRSRMLDYDHSLLWVVVALLGLGIVMVYSASIAMPDSPKYASYRDWAFLVRQIIFVLMGSAIGVVTFRIPISTWDKYAPKLFLITLATLVIVLIPHIGKGVNGARRWIPLGITNMQPSEIMKLAVTIYAANYTVRKQEYMHSFAKGFLPMAVAVGLVGMLLLLEPDMGAFMVIAAIAMGVLFLGGVNGKLFGGLVATAVGTFTLLVWASPWRRERIFAYLDPWDDRYAQGKAYQLTHSLIAFGRGEWFGVGLGGSVEKLNYLPEAHTDFILAVIGEELGFVGVLVVILMFYWIVRRSFEIGRQALALDRTFAGLVAKGVGIWFGAQTFINMGVNLGLLPTKGLTLPLVSYGGSGILLNCVAIAVLMRVDYENRVLMRGGKV; this is encoded by the coding sequence ATGAGCTGGTCGGAACGTTTCGGCGTGCGCGAAGCAGCCGGCAGCGGCGGTGCCGCGGGCACGTCTTCCCGCGCGTCCACCCGCACGGGCGGCAGCGGTCTCGCGAGCGCGGTCAACGGCGTGCGGCCGCTACGCTCGCGCATGCTCGACTACGACCACTCGCTGCTGTGGGTCGTCGTCGCGCTGCTCGGTCTCGGCATCGTGATGGTGTATTCGGCGTCGATCGCGATGCCCGATTCGCCGAAGTACGCGTCGTATCGCGATTGGGCGTTCCTCGTGCGCCAGATCATCTTCGTCCTGATGGGCAGCGCGATCGGCGTCGTCACGTTCCGCATTCCGATTTCGACGTGGGACAAATACGCGCCGAAGCTGTTCCTGATCACGCTCGCCACGCTGGTGATCGTGCTGATTCCGCACATCGGCAAGGGCGTGAACGGCGCGCGCCGCTGGATTCCGCTCGGCATCACGAACATGCAGCCGTCGGAAATCATGAAGCTCGCGGTGACGATTTACGCGGCGAACTACACGGTGCGCAAGCAGGAATACATGCACAGCTTCGCGAAGGGCTTCCTGCCGATGGCGGTCGCGGTCGGCCTCGTCGGCATGCTGCTGCTGCTCGAACCGGACATGGGCGCGTTCATGGTGATCGCGGCGATCGCGATGGGCGTGCTGTTCCTTGGCGGCGTGAACGGCAAGCTGTTCGGCGGGCTGGTGGCCACCGCGGTCGGCACGTTCACGTTGCTGGTATGGGCGTCGCCGTGGCGTCGCGAGCGGATCTTCGCGTACCTCGATCCGTGGGACGACCGCTACGCGCAGGGCAAGGCGTATCAGTTGACGCACTCGCTGATCGCGTTCGGGCGCGGCGAGTGGTTCGGCGTCGGGCTCGGCGGCAGCGTCGAAAAGCTCAACTATCTGCCAGAAGCGCATACCGACTTCATTCTCGCGGTGATCGGCGAGGAACTCGGCTTCGTCGGCGTGCTGGTCGTGATCCTGATGTTCTACTGGATCGTGCGCCGCTCGTTCGAAATCGGCCGTCAGGCGCTCGCGCTCGATCGCACGTTCGCTGGTCTCGTCGCGAAGGGCGTCGGCATCTGGTTCGGCGCGCAGACGTTCATCAATATGGGCGTGAATCTCGGCCTGCTGCCGACGAAGGGTCTGACGTTGCCGCTCGTCAGCTATGGCGGCTCGGGGATTTTGCTGAATTGCGTGGCGATCGCTGTGTTGATGCGGGTCGATTACGAGAATCGGGTGTTGATGCGCGGAGGGAAAGTATGA
- the murC gene encoding UDP-N-acetylmuramate--L-alanine ligase produces the protein MKHIVKHIHFVGIGGVGMSGIAEVLVNLGYQVSGSDLSGNAVTERLAALGARISIGHAAENIDGANAVVVSTAVRSDNPEVLAARHRRIPIVPRAVMLAELMRLKQGIAIAGTHGKTTTTSLVASVLAAGGLDPTFVIGGRLISAGANARLGTGDFIVAEADESDASFLNLFPVIEVITNIDADHMDTYGHDFARLKQAFIEFTHRLPFYGIAVLCVDDPNVKEILPFVSKPIIRYGLAADAQVRAVNVEAREGRMHFTALREDAAPLDIMLNLPGEHNVQNALAAIAIATELEVKDADIQRALADFNGVGRRFQRYGEVPVIADGQAAGAYTLVDDYGHHPVEMAATVAAARGAFPGRRLVLAFQPHRFTRTRDCFEDFVKVLSTVDALVLTEVYSAGEAPIVAADGRALARALRVAGKVEPVFVDTVDEVPDALSTVVRDGDVVITMGAGSIGGVPGRLAQEMKV, from the coding sequence ATGAAACACATCGTCAAACATATTCATTTTGTCGGCATCGGCGGTGTCGGCATGAGCGGTATCGCCGAGGTGCTGGTCAACCTCGGCTATCAGGTAAGCGGCTCGGACCTGTCGGGCAACGCGGTGACCGAACGTCTCGCTGCGCTCGGCGCGCGCATTTCGATCGGGCATGCGGCTGAGAACATCGACGGTGCGAATGCAGTGGTCGTGTCGACCGCGGTGCGCAGCGACAACCCGGAAGTGCTGGCCGCGCGTCATCGGCGCATTCCGATCGTGCCGCGCGCGGTGATGCTCGCGGAACTGATGCGTCTGAAGCAGGGCATCGCGATTGCCGGCACGCACGGCAAGACCACGACCACATCGCTGGTCGCGAGCGTGCTCGCTGCGGGCGGGCTCGATCCGACCTTCGTGATCGGCGGCCGGTTGATCAGCGCGGGCGCGAATGCGCGGCTCGGCACCGGCGACTTCATCGTCGCCGAGGCGGACGAATCGGATGCGTCGTTCCTGAACCTGTTCCCGGTGATCGAAGTCATCACGAACATCGACGCCGATCACATGGACACCTACGGCCACGACTTCGCGCGTCTGAAGCAGGCGTTCATTGAATTCACGCACCGTCTGCCGTTCTATGGGATAGCGGTGCTGTGCGTCGACGATCCGAACGTGAAGGAGATCCTGCCGTTCGTGTCGAAGCCGATCATCCGTTACGGCCTTGCAGCGGATGCGCAGGTGCGCGCGGTCAACGTCGAAGCGCGCGAAGGCCGTATGCATTTCACCGCGCTGCGCGAAGACGCGGCGCCGCTCGACATCATGTTGAATCTGCCGGGCGAGCACAACGTGCAGAACGCGCTCGCGGCGATTGCGATTGCGACTGAACTTGAAGTGAAAGATGCCGATATCCAGCGAGCGCTCGCGGATTTCAACGGCGTCGGACGCCGTTTCCAACGCTATGGTGAAGTGCCGGTCATCGCCGACGGCCAGGCCGCGGGCGCCTACACGCTGGTGGACGACTACGGTCACCACCCGGTCGAAATGGCCGCCACGGTGGCGGCGGCGCGCGGTGCGTTTCCGGGCCGGCGTCTGGTGCTGGCGTTCCAGCCGCACCGCTTCACGCGCACCCGCGATTGCTTCGAGGATTTCGTCAAAGTGCTGTCGACCGTCGACGCGCTCGTGCTGACCGAAGTCTATTCGGCCGGCGAAGCGCCGATCGTCGCGGCGGACGGCCGCGCGTTGGCGCGCGCGCTGCGCGTGGCCGGCAAGGTCGAGCCGGTCTTCGTCGATACGGTGGATGAAGTGCCGGACGCGCTCTCTACGGTGGTGCGCGACGGCGATGTGGTGATTACGATGGGCGCGGGTTCGATCGGCGGTGTGCCGGGTCGCCTCGCTCAGGAAATGAAGGTGTGA